One Malus sylvestris chromosome 14, drMalSylv7.2, whole genome shotgun sequence DNA segment encodes these proteins:
- the LOC126600928 gene encoding uncharacterized protein LOC126600928 codes for MATSAFKSTTKRTPIGASKAPPEDSAAFDRKSSHRRSRSLSCFSRGLPERTPAADDYDDNPVPSRGRFVNKVRGSGFPEISLDDLAVELFDSSADRSRSVARSSEATPAGSASQRRGRSVSRHGPRVGGGGGGDVRGGTGNNSAGGRVVSESKGNSSRRRSVSVARYQKSDSESDLDHTHNRSTVKSRNFVSGNNQTPLSRKSTDSNFRPALRRSLSQKDFKSHDGYSSQSSVLTDDEGTDAYSNKNGVEKTIRAVYSEKKAEHPAGNDVKSGLYEVMRKELRHAVEEIRSELEIANEKTKSAVSAPGDLRSNSKDVLQAVSSIRKNYSSKLEQSEKRKQDLLAEIVLEEQHSRELSKIVKELLPEPNNIVAADKSSRTRRRSNDRGRMSKRLTEEAERYIEDFISNVEDTDISSIDGERSDTSSSIGGITKHETYLSPAFSTPLPVAMDGVVLPWLLWETSNDATPIGCKNKNEPQGVIKMQDQSNQSVSSHGSWSPGIVDSLSINMEDAGSKVGGYRSYECQSRLGGSNGSQFDMEEYLQLKNNDDLLFERLKQQRRISSGGLLLCNRMLF; via the exons ATGGCGACCTCGGCGTTCAAATCAACGACGAAGCGGACGCCGATCGGAGCGTCCAAGGCTCCGCCGGAAGACTCGGCTGCGTTTGATCGGAAGTCGTCTCACCGGCGCTCCCGCAGCCTGAGCTGCTTCTCTCGCGGGTTGCCGGAGCGGACGCCGGCGGCTGACGATTACGATGATAATCCGGTTCCCAGTAGAGGGAGGTTCGTCAACAAGGTCAGAGGCTCGGGATTCCCGGAGATCAGCCTCGACGACCTCGCCGTCGAGCTATTCGACTCCTCTGCTGACCGGAGCCGCTCGGTTGCGCGGAGCTCCGAAGCTACTCCTGCTGGCAGTGCCTCGCAGAGGCGTGGGAGGTCGGTGTCGAGGCACGGCCCGAgagttggtggtggtggtggtggtgatgtgaGGGGCGGTACTGGTAATAATTCAGCTGGAGGAAGGGTAGTTTCGGAAAGTAAGGGTAATTCAAGCCGAAGGCGATCGGTTTCGGTTGCCCGGTATCAGAAGAGCGATTCTGAG AGTGATCTAGATCATACCCACAATCGCAGCACCGTTAAGTCGAGGAACTTCGTTAGTGGAAACAACCAGACACCCTTGTCCCGTAAGTCAACAGATTCAAATTTTAGACCAGCTTTGAGACGATCTCTTAGCCAGAAAGATTTTAAGTCCCATGATGGTTACTCT AGCCAGTCTTCGGTCCTAACTGATGACGAGGGGACGGATGCTTATTCCAACAAAAATGGGGTTGAGAAAACTATCCGAGCTGTATATTCAGAGAAGAAG GCAGAGCACCCTGCTGGTAATGATGTTAAAAGTGGACTTTATGAAGTAATGCGGAAAGAACTTAGACATGCTGTGGAAGAGATCCGGTCAGAACTTGAAATT GCAAATGAGAAAACTAAATCCGCTGTTTCAGCACCTGGTGATTTACGTTCTAACAGTAAAGATGTACTTCAGGCTGTTTCTTCTATCAGGAAGAATTACTCCTCCAAATTGGAACAG TCAGAAAAACGAAAACAAGATTTATTAGCTGAAATAGTACTGGAGGAACAACATAGTAGGGAGCTCTCTAAGATTGTCAAAGAATTGCTTCCCGAGCCAAATAACATTGTTGCCGCagacaaatcatcaagaaccagaAGG AGGAGTAACGACAGAGGTAGGATGTCTAAGCGACTGACTGAGGAGGCAGAGAGATACATTGAGGACTTCATTTCAAATGTGGAAGATACAGATATATCATCTATTGACGGAGAAAGGAGCGATACAAGTTCAAGTATAGGAGGAATAACAAAGCACGAAACTTATCTGAGTCCAGCCTTTTCTACTCCTCTTCCTGTCGCAATGGATGGGGTTGTTTTACCTTGGTTGCTGTGGGAGACTAGTAATGATGCTACGCCAATAGGATGCAAGAATAAGAACGAACCACAG GGAGTGATAAAAATGCAAGATCAAAGTAATCAATCTGTTAGCAGCCATGGAAGCTGGAGCCCTGGAATAGTTGACTCCCTGTCAATTAACATGGAAGATGCAGGAAGTAAAGTTGGAGGATATAGAAGCTACGAGTGCCAGTCACGCCTTGGTGGGTCAAATGGTTCACAGTTCGACATGGAAGAGTATCTCCAGCTCAAGAACAATGACGATTTACTCTTTGAAAGGTTGAAGCAACAACGGAGAATTAGTTCCGGTGGTCTCCTGCTATGTAACCGGATGCTTTTTTAG
- the LOC126600234 gene encoding lysine histidine transporter 1-like, with product MGGSGEIREEQQQKEVQDINDWLPITKSRNATWWYSAFHNVTAMVGAGVLGLPYAMSHLGWGPGVAVLVLSWIITLYTLWQMVEMHEIVPGKRFDRYHELGQHAFGEKLGLYIVVPQQLMVEVGTCIVYMITGGNSLKKIHSTVCPDCKPIKTTYFIMIFASVHFVLSHLPSLNSIASVSLAAAVMSLSYSTIAWGASLHKGVESQVQYGPRASTAAGNTFNFFSALGDVAFAFAGHNVVLEIQATIPSTPEKPSKKPMWKGVVLAYIVVALCYLPVALIGYWVFGNHVEDNILISLEKPAWLIVLANCFVVVHVIGSYQVYAMPVFDMAELFLLKKMKFKPSLFLRFITRNVIVAFTLFVGITFPFFGGLLGFFGGFAFAPTTYYLPCIMWLVICKPKKFGLSWFANWFCIIVGVSLMLLAPIGALRNLILQAKNFKFYS from the exons atgggagGAAGTGGAGAAATTAGAGAGGAGCAGCAGCAGAAGGAGGTGCAAGATATCAACGACTGGCTGCCGATCACGAAATCGAGGAACGCGACGTGGTGGTATTCTGCATTCCACAATGTCACTGCCATGGTTGGTGCTGGTGTTCTTGGCCTCCCCTATGCCATGTCTCACCTTGGATG GGGCCCTGGAGTAGCAGTGCTGGTTCTCTCATGGATAATTACACTCTACACCTTATGGCAGATGGTAGAAATGCATGAAATTGTACCTGGCAAGAGGTTTGATAGGTACCACGAGTTAGGGCAACATGCCTTTGGGGAAAAACTAGGGCTTTACATTGTGGTGCCCCAGCAACTGATGGTGGAAGTTGGGACTTGCATAGTGTATATGATTACAGGTGGCAATTCCTTGAAGAAGATTCACAGTACTGTGTGCCCTGACTGTAAGCCTATCAAAACCACCTACTTCATCATGATCTTTGCATCGGTTCACTTTGTTCTCTCCCACCTCCCTAGCCTCAATTCCATTGCTAGTGTTTCTCTTGCTGCTGCTGTCATGTCATTGAG CTACTCTACCATTGCTTGGGGAGCTTCTCTGCACAAAGGGGTGGAGTCACAAGTGCAGTATGGTCCCAGGGCTTCAACCGCTGCAGGGAATACGTTCAACTTCTTTAGTGCTTTGGGAGATgtagcttttgcttttgctggcCACAATGTGGTTTTGGAGATTCAAGCAACGATTCCTTCCACGCCCGAAAAGCCGTCAAAAAAACCCATGTGGAAGGGGGTGGTTCTTGCTTACATTGTGGTCGCACTGTGCTATCTCCCCGTTGCTCTCATCGGATACTGGGTGTTTGGAAACCACGTCGAGGATAACATCCTCATATCGTTGGAGAAGCCTGCTTGGCTTATTGTTCTTGCGAattgctttgttgttgttcatGTCATTGGAAGTTATCAG GTCTACGCCATGCCGGTGTTTGACATGGCGGAATTATTTCtgttgaagaagatgaaattcAAGCCATCTTTGTTCCTTCGCTTCATAACACGTAATGTGATTGTTG CATTCACCTTGTTCGTTGGGATTACATTCCCCTTCTTTGGCGGGCTTCTCGGTTTCTTCGGAGGATTTGCTTTTGCTCCTACAACATACTAT CTCCCTTGCATCATGTGGCTTGTCATCTGCAAACCAAAGAAGTTTGGCCTTTCCTGGTTTGCAAATTGG TTCTGCATCATAGTTGGAGTGTCACTGATGCTTTTAGCTCCGATCGGCGCATTAAGGAATCTCATACTTCAAGCTAAGAACTTCAAATTCTACTCTTGA
- the LOC126598530 gene encoding GRAS family protein RAD1-like, which translates to MALSRNFLPEEYMINHERTNKMSVLDLITHSAASAMPCYPYPHTPLLEEGGTASTPPYSDESGNHKRLKRTTSISDSMSSHNSLYSGGGSGDSCITDISLSRRSSTNSLNTLPRLHFRDHIWTYTQRYLAAEAVEEAATSMSNAEGNEEEEDETTYGMRLVQLLIACAEAVACRDKSHASALLSELRANALVFGSSFQRVASCFVQGLANRLALVQPLGAVGFIGSAMSTKDFALDKKEEALRLVYEICPHIQFGHFVANSSILEAFEGESFVHVVDLGMTLGLPHGDQWRGLIENLATRTGQPPTRLRITGVGLYGDRLQIIGEELEAYADSLGINLEFSVVVSNLENLRPKDIKMYDGEVLVVNSILQLHCVVKESRGALNSVLQMVHELSPKILVLVEQDSSHNGPFFLGRFMEALHYYSAIFDSLDAMLPKYDTRRAKMEQFYFGEEIKNIISCEGPARVERHERVDQWRRRMSRAGFQAAPIKMMAQAKQWLGKIKVCEGYTILEEKGCLVLGWKSKPIVAASCWKC; encoded by the coding sequence ATGGCACTGAGCCGAAACTTCCTGCCTGAGGAGTACATGATCAATCATGAAAGGACTAATAAAATGAGTGTCCTTGATCTCATTACTCACTCAGCTGCCTCAGCCATGCCTTGCTATCCTTATCCACACACGCCCTTGCTGGAGGAGGGCGGTACAGCTTCTACCCCCCCTTACTCGGATGAAAGCGGAAACCATAAGAGGCTGAAAAGGACTACAAGTATCTCCGACTCTATGTCAAGTCATAACAGTCTTTATAGTGGTGGAGGAAGCGGAGATAGTTGCATTACTGACATCAGCCTCAGTCGCCGAAGCAGCACGAATAGCTTGAATACCTTGCCAAGGCTTCATTTCCGGGACCATATTTGGACCTACACACAAAGGTACCTTGCAGCTGAAGCTGTTGAGGAGGCAGCGACATCGATGTCCAATGCCGAGGGaaatgaagaggaggaggacgaaaCCACTTATGGGATGAGGCTTGTTCAGCTCCTAATTGCTTGTGCTGAAGCTGTTGCTTGTCGCGACAAGTCACATGCCTCCGCGTTACTATCTGAGCTTCGGGCCAATGCCTTGGTCTTTGGCTCTTCATTCCAGCGTGTGGCATCATGTTTTGTCCAAGGCCTTGCCAACCGCCTAGCTCTGGTTCAACCGCTCGGGGCAGTAGGGTTCATTGGGTCCGCGATGAGCACAAAAGACTTTGCCTTGGACAAGAAGGAAGAGGCATTGCGCCTTGTTTATGAGATATGCCCCCACATTCAGTTTGGTCACTTTGTGGCCAATTCATCAATATTGGAAGCCTTTGAGGGAGAGAGTTTTGTTCATGTAGTAGACCTTGGGATGACCCTTGGTCTACCACATGGAGACCAGTGGCGAGGCTTGATCGAGAACCTTGCCACACGCACAGGCCAGCCGCCTACACGCCTTAGAATAACCGGTGTTGGCCTTTACGGTGACAGATTGCAAATCATTGGAGAAGAGCTCGAGGCCTATGCCGACAGCTTGGGAATAAACCTGGAGTTTTCTGTGGTGGTAAGCAACTTGGAAAACCTGCGTCCGAAGGATATTAAAATGTATGATGGTGAAGTCCTTGTTGTCAATAGCATTCTTCAGTTGCATTGTGTGGTGAAAGAAAGCAGAGGAGCTCTCAATTCTGTCCTGCAGATGGTCCATGAGCTTTCGCCGAAAATCTTGGTTCTTGTGGAGCAAGACTCAAGCCACAATGGACCTTTTTTTTTGGGGAGGTTTATGGAGGCACTGCATTATTACTCTGCAATCTTTGACTCCCTAGATGCCATGCTGCCAAAATATGACACGAGGCGCGCGAAGATGGAGCAGTTCTACTTTGGTGAGGAGATTAAGAACATAATCAGCTGCGAGGGGCCGGCAAGGGTGGAGAGGCACGAGAGGGTTGATCAGTGGCGCCGGAGGATGAGCCGGGCAGGGTTTCAGGCTGCGCCGATTAAGATGATGGCGCAGGCAAAGCAGTGGCTTGGGAAGATCAAGGTCTGTGAGGGTTACACTATTTTGGAAGAGAAGGGTTGCCTGGTTCTTGGTTGGAAATCTAAGCCCATTGTTGCTGCCTCCTGCTGGAAATGCTAA